The proteins below are encoded in one region of Diorhabda carinulata isolate Delta chromosome 3, icDioCari1.1, whole genome shotgun sequence:
- the LOC130891882 gene encoding uncharacterized protein LOC130891882 isoform X3 produces the protein MKQMPKKPVSKLDKKQTKRKYPKGDDSDDEKIVLISSYGTDSESEDDTKKAKKDKTSVDSDKYNSEEDDDFDILAKIQKRAQELKELGGDIPVEIKEVVETSKRELLEGPKNGPSLVASYCSDSEEENDEIKKIFPNNPEPVQVSHSTLFPITKPINVKDFVQPHPDLNTDRTPDVDKTEIFDAKLFKRKKKIAVPFVGPVKKDNQDGESRKGLGYDKENKSTEKNSNGMYLGFRKGGVEFVKSDVLNPPVNNVEENSVNKSQDDKETEEIENMYSILKDKLLFLNEGRPTLSSVQSMVIQAETLMTALNDGALKGSYIKKWLEDTCSEMKKLEKEAAPTGWVLQWDKIHRRYFYQNKQNGTSQWEYPQPDTNTNDVAMDISTTPPPVLDIEPEELSPPLPPVLRSPSPPPPPIISIDDAAEIPLPNYDVPLDVDAVQLVSQKVELNGQPLPPGVDPADVATAPPQQTVQLPQEKVRLYSQSINTYMGNPIMQWGSWSCLLPSRLFCRVLYFDRTSRICRKSYLQSYINYRVLFSLNTTIIRLPLCGKLRGTFLEHLLTPSA, from the exons ATGAAACAGATGCCAAAAAAACCCGTGTCAAAATTAGACAAAAAGCAAACGAAGAGGAAATATCCAAAGGGAGACGATTCGGATGACGa gaaaattgTGTTGATATCATCATATGGTACAGATTCTGAATCAGAAGATGATacaaaaaaagctaaaaaa gaTAAAACGTCTGTCGATTCAGACAAATACAATTCCGAAGAAGACgacgattttgatattttagctAAAATTCAAAAGAGAgctcaagaattgaaagaacTAGGAGGCGATATTCCCGTCGAAATAAAAGAAGTAGTGGAAACGTCGAAAAGAGAACTCCTAGAAGGACCTAAAAACGGTCCTTCATTAGTAGCCAGTTATTGTAGCGACAGCGAAGAAGAAAACGACGAAATCAAAAAGATATTCCCGAATAATCCTGAACCAGTACAAGTTTCCCACAGTACTCTATTCCcaa ttACCAAACCGATAAATGTTAAGGATTTCGTCCAACCACATCCTGATTTAAATACCGATCGTACACCTGATGTTGATAAAACCGAAATTTTCGATGcgaaattattcaaaaggaaaaagaaaatagcCGTCCCGTTCGTTGGTCCTGTAAAAAAGGATAATCAGGACGGTGAATCCAGGAAAGGATTGGGTTACGATAAGGAAAATAAATCTACGGAAAAAAATAGTAACGGGATGTATCTGGGATTTAGGAAAG ggGGCGTCGAATTTGTAAAATCCGACGTCTTGAATCCTCCGGTTAATAACGTTGAAGAAAATTCTGTAAATAAATCTCAAGACGACAAAGAAACTGAGGAAATCGAAAATATGTATTCGATCCTTAAGgacaaattgttatttttaaacgaAGGTCGACCAACTTTATCCTCGGTACAATCCATGGTGATACAAGCCGAA acATTAATGACTGCTTTAAACGATGGGGCGTTGAAAGGATCTTATATTAAAAAGTGGTTGGAAGACACATGTTccgaaatgaaaaaattagaaaaagaggCAGCTCCGACCGGTTGGGTACTACAATGGGACaa gaTACATAGAaggtatttttatcaaaataaacaaaacggTACCAGTCAATGGGAATATCCCCAACCGGATACTAATACCAACGACGTAGCCATGGATATATCGACTACGCCGCCTCCAGTATTAGATATCGAACCGGAAGAATTGTCACCGCCTTTACCGCCAGTTTTACGCAGTCCCAGTCCGCCGCCACCACCTATAATCAGTATAGACGACGCAGCGGAAATTCCTTTACcaa ATTACGACGTACCTTTAGACGTCGATGCTGTTCAATTAGTTTCTCAAAAAGTCGAATTGAACGGTCAACCTCTACCTCCAGGCGTTGATCCGGCTGATGTCGCTACCGCACCTCCACAACAAACTGTACAATTACCTCAAGAAAAAGTGAGACTTTATTCGCAATCCATAAATACGTATATGGGGAACCCAATAATGCAATGGGGTAGCTGGAGCTGCCTTCTACCCTCTAGATTGTTCTGCAGAGTCTTATACTTCGATAGAACGTCGAGGATATGTAGGAAGTcttatttacaatcttacatAAATTATCGAGTTCTGTTTAGTCTCAATACAACAATAATACGCCTTCCATTGTGTGGAAAGCTTCGCGGAACCTTTTTGGAGCATCTTCTCACCCCTTCAGCTTGA
- the LOC130891879 gene encoding proteasomal ubiquitin receptor ADRM1 homolog isoform X2, producing the protein MPAGGALFGSAAAGPGSTGGNKHLIEVRAGKMNLKGRMVYPDKRKGLLYVYQSDDSLMHFCWQDRTSGIVEDDLIIFPDDCEYVKVPQCTTGRAYLLKFKSSNKKFFFWIQEPKTDKDEDNCKRINELLNNPSSAVRNTSNPDQDIQSLLNNMSQSQLMQLFGSGVGQMGGLSSLLGNIRGPNSGSARTCTTPAITHRTTVPTTPTTTTATNSQSNTTTAPGTTTPQNPTSTATPDAPKGKTVDLSTALTSETLVGVLNNPETIQQLQSHLPAVDENAQEALRSTLASPQFQQAVSQFSSALESGQLGPIVSGLAVNPEAVVAAAQGSMAEFVKALEKGGSSGEAATSDDKDKEKSEGDKKKKDDEDQMQLD; encoded by the exons ATGCCAGCTGGAGGTGCCTTATTTGGAAGCGCGGCTGCTGGTCCCGGTTCCACGGGtggaaataaacatttaatcGAAGTTAGGGCCggtaaaatgaatttaaaag gtCGCATGGTATACCCAGATAAACGTAAAGGCTTATTATACGTGTACCAGAGCGACGATTCCCTTATGCACTTTTGTTGGCAAGATAGGACATCCGGTATAGTCGAGGATGATCTAATTATTTTCCCAGACGACTGCGAATACGTTAAAGTTCCTCAATGTACTACAGGTCGGGCttatttgttgaaattcaaGTCTTCcaataagaaatttttcttttggatACAG GAACCCAAAACTGATAAAGACGAAGATAATTGTAAGAGAATTAACGAATTGCTTAATAATCCGTCTAGCGCTGTTCGAAATACATCAAACCCCGATCAGGATATACAGTCTTTACTGAATAACATGTCTCAATCTCAATTGATGCAGTTATTTGGTAGCGGAGTAGGTCAGATGGGAGGTTTATCGAGTCTTCTTGGAAATATAag gGGGCCTAATAGTGGTAGCGCGCGTACTTGTACAACTCCAGCTATAACGCACAGAACCACTGTACCGACAACTCCGACGACAACGACAGCTACCAATTCACAAAGTAACACGACTACCGCACCAGGTACAACAACGCCTCAAAATCCTACGTCTACAGCAACTCCGGATGCTCCGAAAGGAAAAACAG tTGATCTGTCTACTGCTTTGACTAGCGAAACTCTAGTGGGAGTATTGAATAATCCGGAAACCATTCAACAGCTTCAAAGCCATTTGCCTGCAGTAGACGAAAACGCCCAAGAAGCTTTAAGATCCACACTAGCTTCTCCGCAATTCCAACAG gCAGTTTCTCAATTTTCTAGCGCTTTGGAATCGGGTCAACTGGGACCGATAGTGTCTGGTTTGGCGGTTAATCCGGAAGCGGTGGTTGCAGCCGCTCAGGGCAGTATGGCGGAGTTTGTGAAAGCTTTGGAGAAGGGTGGATCGTCGGGAGAGGCGGCGACTTCCGACGacaaagataaagaaaaatctgAGGGAGATAAGAAGAAAAAGGATGACGAGGATCAAATGCAATTGGATTGA
- the LOC130891879 gene encoding proteasomal ubiquitin receptor ADRM1-B-like isoform X1, translating to MPAGGALFGSAAAGPGSTGGNKHLIEVRAGKMNLKGRMVYPDKRKGLLYVYQSDDSLMHFCWQDRTSGIVEDDLIIFPDDCEYVKVPQCTTGRAYLLKFKSSNKKFFFWIQEPKTDKDEDNCKRINELLNNPSSAVRNTSNPDQDIQSLLNNMSQSQLMQLFGSGVGQMGGLSSLLGNIRGPNSGSARTCTTPAITHRTTVPTTPTTTTATNSQSNTTTAPGTTTPQNPTSTATPDAPKGKTGNEKARDGDSASFSTLELADLQNFLSIITPPTGGNGASAATQPAVDLSTALTSETLVGVLNNPETIQQLQSHLPAVDENAQEALRSTLASPQFQQAVSQFSSALESGQLGPIVSGLAVNPEAVVAAAQGSMAEFVKALEKGGSSGEAATSDDKDKEKSEGDKKKKDDEDQMQLD from the exons ATGCCAGCTGGAGGTGCCTTATTTGGAAGCGCGGCTGCTGGTCCCGGTTCCACGGGtggaaataaacatttaatcGAAGTTAGGGCCggtaaaatgaatttaaaag gtCGCATGGTATACCCAGATAAACGTAAAGGCTTATTATACGTGTACCAGAGCGACGATTCCCTTATGCACTTTTGTTGGCAAGATAGGACATCCGGTATAGTCGAGGATGATCTAATTATTTTCCCAGACGACTGCGAATACGTTAAAGTTCCTCAATGTACTACAGGTCGGGCttatttgttgaaattcaaGTCTTCcaataagaaatttttcttttggatACAG GAACCCAAAACTGATAAAGACGAAGATAATTGTAAGAGAATTAACGAATTGCTTAATAATCCGTCTAGCGCTGTTCGAAATACATCAAACCCCGATCAGGATATACAGTCTTTACTGAATAACATGTCTCAATCTCAATTGATGCAGTTATTTGGTAGCGGAGTAGGTCAGATGGGAGGTTTATCGAGTCTTCTTGGAAATATAag gGGGCCTAATAGTGGTAGCGCGCGTACTTGTACAACTCCAGCTATAACGCACAGAACCACTGTACCGACAACTCCGACGACAACGACAGCTACCAATTCACAAAGTAACACGACTACCGCACCAGGTACAACAACGCCTCAAAATCCTACGTCTACAGCAACTCCGGATGCTCCGAAAGGAAAAACAGGTAACGAGAAAGCGCGGGACGGTGATTCTGCATCTTTTTCAACTTTGGAATTGGCAGATTTACAGAATTTTCTGTCGATTATCACTCCGCCTACTGGTGGTAACGGTGCATCCGCCGCAACACAACCAGCAG tTGATCTGTCTACTGCTTTGACTAGCGAAACTCTAGTGGGAGTATTGAATAATCCGGAAACCATTCAACAGCTTCAAAGCCATTTGCCTGCAGTAGACGAAAACGCCCAAGAAGCTTTAAGATCCACACTAGCTTCTCCGCAATTCCAACAG gCAGTTTCTCAATTTTCTAGCGCTTTGGAATCGGGTCAACTGGGACCGATAGTGTCTGGTTTGGCGGTTAATCCGGAAGCGGTGGTTGCAGCCGCTCAGGGCAGTATGGCGGAGTTTGTGAAAGCTTTGGAGAAGGGTGGATCGTCGGGAGAGGCGGCGACTTCCGACGacaaagataaagaaaaatctgAGGGAGATAAGAAGAAAAAGGATGACGAGGATCAAATGCAATTGGATTGA
- the LOC130891882 gene encoding formin-binding protein 4-like isoform X1: protein MECKVNDFLNEINEIAPPPSNADQDEVWKQCFDELTGYPYYWNKNTDEVTWNQPKSFEKNYKPPSKITPDKNRVLNKEIKPPSSNSVPKDLIKIYSVGETMKQMPKKPVSKLDKKQTKRKYPKGDDSDDEKIVLISSYGTDSESEDDTKKAKKDKTSVDSDKYNSEEDDDFDILAKIQKRAQELKELGGDIPVEIKEVVETSKRELLEGPKNGPSLVASYCSDSEEENDEIKKIFPNNPEPVQVSHSTLFPITKPINVKDFVQPHPDLNTDRTPDVDKTEIFDAKLFKRKKKIAVPFVGPVKKDNQDGESRKGLGYDKENKSTEKNSNGMYLGFRKGGVEFVKSDVLNPPVNNVEENSVNKSQDDKETEEIENMYSILKDKLLFLNEGRPTLSSVQSMVIQAETLMTALNDGALKGSYIKKWLEDTCSEMKKLEKEAAPTGWVLQWDKIHRRYFYQNKQNGTSQWEYPQPDTNTNDVAMDISTTPPPVLDIEPEELSPPLPPVLRSPSPPPPPIISIDDAAEIPLPNYDVPLDVDAVQLVSQKVELNGQPLPPGVDPADVATAPPQQTVQLPQEKVRLYSQSINTYMGNPIMQWGSWSCLLPSRLFCRVLYFDRTSRICRKSYLQSYINYRVLFSLNTTIIRLPLCGKLRGTFLEHLLTPSA from the exons ATGGAATGTAAAGTTaacgattttttaaacgaaatcaATGAAATAGCTCCTCCGCCATCAAATGCAGATCAGGACGAAG tatgGAAGCAATGTTTCGACGAACTGACCGGTTATCCGTATTACTGGAACAAAAATACTGATGAAGTCACTTGGAATCAGCcgaaaagttttgaaaaaaactataaaccTCCATCTAAAATCACACCTGATAAGAACCGTGTattgaataaagaaattaaacCCCCTAGTTCCAACAGTGTTCcaaaagatttgataaaaatatattcagttgGAGAAACTATGAAACAGATGCCAAAAAAACCCGTGTCAAAATTAGACAAAAAGCAAACGAAGAGGAAATATCCAAAGGGAGACGATTCGGATGACGa gaaaattgTGTTGATATCATCATATGGTACAGATTCTGAATCAGAAGATGATacaaaaaaagctaaaaaa gaTAAAACGTCTGTCGATTCAGACAAATACAATTCCGAAGAAGACgacgattttgatattttagctAAAATTCAAAAGAGAgctcaagaattgaaagaacTAGGAGGCGATATTCCCGTCGAAATAAAAGAAGTAGTGGAAACGTCGAAAAGAGAACTCCTAGAAGGACCTAAAAACGGTCCTTCATTAGTAGCCAGTTATTGTAGCGACAGCGAAGAAGAAAACGACGAAATCAAAAAGATATTCCCGAATAATCCTGAACCAGTACAAGTTTCCCACAGTACTCTATTCCcaa ttACCAAACCGATAAATGTTAAGGATTTCGTCCAACCACATCCTGATTTAAATACCGATCGTACACCTGATGTTGATAAAACCGAAATTTTCGATGcgaaattattcaaaaggaaaaagaaaatagcCGTCCCGTTCGTTGGTCCTGTAAAAAAGGATAATCAGGACGGTGAATCCAGGAAAGGATTGGGTTACGATAAGGAAAATAAATCTACGGAAAAAAATAGTAACGGGATGTATCTGGGATTTAGGAAAG ggGGCGTCGAATTTGTAAAATCCGACGTCTTGAATCCTCCGGTTAATAACGTTGAAGAAAATTCTGTAAATAAATCTCAAGACGACAAAGAAACTGAGGAAATCGAAAATATGTATTCGATCCTTAAGgacaaattgttatttttaaacgaAGGTCGACCAACTTTATCCTCGGTACAATCCATGGTGATACAAGCCGAA acATTAATGACTGCTTTAAACGATGGGGCGTTGAAAGGATCTTATATTAAAAAGTGGTTGGAAGACACATGTTccgaaatgaaaaaattagaaaaagaggCAGCTCCGACCGGTTGGGTACTACAATGGGACaa gaTACATAGAaggtatttttatcaaaataaacaaaacggTACCAGTCAATGGGAATATCCCCAACCGGATACTAATACCAACGACGTAGCCATGGATATATCGACTACGCCGCCTCCAGTATTAGATATCGAACCGGAAGAATTGTCACCGCCTTTACCGCCAGTTTTACGCAGTCCCAGTCCGCCGCCACCACCTATAATCAGTATAGACGACGCAGCGGAAATTCCTTTACcaa ATTACGACGTACCTTTAGACGTCGATGCTGTTCAATTAGTTTCTCAAAAAGTCGAATTGAACGGTCAACCTCTACCTCCAGGCGTTGATCCGGCTGATGTCGCTACCGCACCTCCACAACAAACTGTACAATTACCTCAAGAAAAAGTGAGACTTTATTCGCAATCCATAAATACGTATATGGGGAACCCAATAATGCAATGGGGTAGCTGGAGCTGCCTTCTACCCTCTAGATTGTTCTGCAGAGTCTTATACTTCGATAGAACGTCGAGGATATGTAGGAAGTcttatttacaatcttacatAAATTATCGAGTTCTGTTTAGTCTCAATACAACAATAATACGCCTTCCATTGTGTGGAAAGCTTCGCGGAACCTTTTTGGAGCATCTTCTCACCCCTTCAGCTTGA
- the LOC130891880 gene encoding uncharacterized protein LOC130891880, which produces MTDKVEKSSVEITEEVEKTKEEKVVEKPETVENGDVKENEDEKENGDEKSAEKNGREESEEKPAVKRKSTAANDATDGEGKEETATPEKKAKLDEKEPTESAKTDAEVEA; this is translated from the exons ATGACTGACAAAGTAGAAAAGTCCAG cgTTGAAATCACCGAGGAAGTTGAGAAAACAAAGGAGGAAAAGGTCGTGGAAAAACCGGAAACGGTTGAAAATGGCGACGTGAAAGAAAACGAAGACGAAAAGGAAAACGGCGACGAAAAATCGGCGGAAAAGAACGGACGCGAAGAATCTGAAG aaaaaccTGCTGTGAAAAGGAAATCGACGGCAGCTAATGACGCCACCGACGGGGAAGGTAAAGAAGAAACTGCTACCCCGGAAAAGAAAGCCAAGTTGGACGAAAAAGAACCAACGGAATCGGCAAAAACAGACGCAGAAGTAGAAGCTTAA
- the LOC130891882 gene encoding formin-binding protein 4-like isoform X2 translates to MECKVNDFLNEINEIAPPPSNADQDEVWKQCFDELTGYPYYWNKNTDEVTWNQPKSFEKNYKPPSKITPDKNRVLNKEIKPPSSNSVPKDLIKIYSVGETMKQMPKKPVSKLDKKQTKRKYPKGDDSDDEKIVLISSYGTDSESEDDTKKAKKDKTSVDSDKYNSEEDDDFDILAKIQKRAQELKELGGDIPVEIKEVVETSKRELLEGPKNGPSLVASYCSDSEEENDEIKKIFPNNPEPVQVSHSTLFPITKPINVKDFVQPHPDLNTDRTPDVDKTEIFDAKLFKRKKKIAVPFVGPVKKDNQDGESRKGLGYDKENKSTEKNSNGMYLGFRKGGVEFVKSDVLNPPVNNVEENSVNKSQDDKETEEIENMYSILKDKLLFLNEGRPTLSSVQSMVIQAETLMTALNDGALKGSYIKKWLEDTCSEMKKLEKEAAPTGWVLQWDKIHRRYFYQNKQNGTSQWEYPQPDTNTNDVAMDISTTPPPVLDIEPEELSPPLPPVLRSPSPPPPPIISIDDAAEIPLPNYDVPLDVDAVQLVSQKVELNGQPLPPGVDPADVATAPPQQTVQLPQEKDSLNSALDSFYSDIAAISSPLPQPEEANRVTATVAPVLSEIPAESVKKKKKVKLISNLGMKKKGVSQLVEKWRSVQQEYKN, encoded by the exons ATGGAATGTAAAGTTaacgattttttaaacgaaatcaATGAAATAGCTCCTCCGCCATCAAATGCAGATCAGGACGAAG tatgGAAGCAATGTTTCGACGAACTGACCGGTTATCCGTATTACTGGAACAAAAATACTGATGAAGTCACTTGGAATCAGCcgaaaagttttgaaaaaaactataaaccTCCATCTAAAATCACACCTGATAAGAACCGTGTattgaataaagaaattaaacCCCCTAGTTCCAACAGTGTTCcaaaagatttgataaaaatatattcagttgGAGAAACTATGAAACAGATGCCAAAAAAACCCGTGTCAAAATTAGACAAAAAGCAAACGAAGAGGAAATATCCAAAGGGAGACGATTCGGATGACGa gaaaattgTGTTGATATCATCATATGGTACAGATTCTGAATCAGAAGATGATacaaaaaaagctaaaaaa gaTAAAACGTCTGTCGATTCAGACAAATACAATTCCGAAGAAGACgacgattttgatattttagctAAAATTCAAAAGAGAgctcaagaattgaaagaacTAGGAGGCGATATTCCCGTCGAAATAAAAGAAGTAGTGGAAACGTCGAAAAGAGAACTCCTAGAAGGACCTAAAAACGGTCCTTCATTAGTAGCCAGTTATTGTAGCGACAGCGAAGAAGAAAACGACGAAATCAAAAAGATATTCCCGAATAATCCTGAACCAGTACAAGTTTCCCACAGTACTCTATTCCcaa ttACCAAACCGATAAATGTTAAGGATTTCGTCCAACCACATCCTGATTTAAATACCGATCGTACACCTGATGTTGATAAAACCGAAATTTTCGATGcgaaattattcaaaaggaaaaagaaaatagcCGTCCCGTTCGTTGGTCCTGTAAAAAAGGATAATCAGGACGGTGAATCCAGGAAAGGATTGGGTTACGATAAGGAAAATAAATCTACGGAAAAAAATAGTAACGGGATGTATCTGGGATTTAGGAAAG ggGGCGTCGAATTTGTAAAATCCGACGTCTTGAATCCTCCGGTTAATAACGTTGAAGAAAATTCTGTAAATAAATCTCAAGACGACAAAGAAACTGAGGAAATCGAAAATATGTATTCGATCCTTAAGgacaaattgttatttttaaacgaAGGTCGACCAACTTTATCCTCGGTACAATCCATGGTGATACAAGCCGAA acATTAATGACTGCTTTAAACGATGGGGCGTTGAAAGGATCTTATATTAAAAAGTGGTTGGAAGACACATGTTccgaaatgaaaaaattagaaaaagaggCAGCTCCGACCGGTTGGGTACTACAATGGGACaa gaTACATAGAaggtatttttatcaaaataaacaaaacggTACCAGTCAATGGGAATATCCCCAACCGGATACTAATACCAACGACGTAGCCATGGATATATCGACTACGCCGCCTCCAGTATTAGATATCGAACCGGAAGAATTGTCACCGCCTTTACCGCCAGTTTTACGCAGTCCCAGTCCGCCGCCACCACCTATAATCAGTATAGACGACGCAGCGGAAATTCCTTTACcaa ATTACGACGTACCTTTAGACGTCGATGCTGTTCAATTAGTTTCTCAAAAAGTCGAATTGAACGGTCAACCTCTACCTCCAGGCGTTGATCCGGCTGATGTCGCTACCGCACCTCCACAACAAACTGTACAATTACCTCAAGAAAAA GACAGTTTGAATTCGGCGTTGGATTCTTTTTATTCGGATATAGCTGCTATTAGTTCGCCTTTACCTCAACCTGAAGAAGCTAATCGGGTAACTGCTACAGTTGCACCAGTTTTGTCCGAAATACCAGCGGAAAGtgtaaagaaaaagaaaaaa gtGAAGCTGATATCGAATTTAGGTATGAAGAAAAAAGGAGTGTCGCAATTGGTGGAAAAGTGGCGGAGCGTCCAACaagaatataagaattga